CACACCGCCGTCCACACGCTGACCTCCGCGCTGCTGGGGGGATACACCACCGCCGCAATGGTCCGCGCAGACGGAGTGGGCATCGCCGAGGAGTATTCGGTACTGGCGGTAGAAGTTCCGAAACACCCGGACGAGCAGCATCCGATGCTCGACGGCAAGGTCGTCGCCCGCCGCAAACTGCGCCGCCTGCAGGCCGAACTCGCTACCCGCTGCGGCGAGCACGCGCTCGCGCTGCTCAGTGTGGACGGCGGTACGATCCTGATCCCGACTGCGACGCTGAGCGACGAGCGCCTCGACGAACTGCTCGCCCAGCTGTCGGCGGCCGCGCGCGTACCGGTGACGGCGGTCGTTGTCACAGCGTCGGCTGCGTTGGTGCCCGGCGCAGCCGACCGCGCTCACGAACTGCTCGACACGGTGCGTCGGCTGCAATACGCCCCCGGTCTGTACCGTTTCGCCGATATGGCGCTGGAATACCAGCTGAGCCGGCCGGGTCCGGGTCGTGAAGCTCTCGGGTCGCTGCTGGACTCCCTCGACGATCATCCCGAGCTGTTCCAAACCTTGCGGAGCTATATCAGCAACAACCTCAATCGCCAACGCACCGCCCGCTCGTTGCAGATCCACACCAACACCGTCGACTATCGGCTCAGGCGCATCAGCCAAGTCACCGGACTCGATCCCACCACCACGTCGGGTGTGTGGCAGCTACGTTCGGCGCTCATCGCCCGCACGTTCACCAAGCGCAGCCATCCCGATTCCCATATCGACGCCGTGTGAACCCCAGACGGACATACTCGCCCTCTTCATCGGCCTGCCTCTTGTCGTGAGCAGGTTCGCGCGCGGCGTCAGTCGCTGAATGTGACCGCGACGCAGCCGAGCGGACAGTTTGCCAGCTGGGGTGCCTCATGGCGGCGGTGATACGGAGCTCGACGATGCCGCGATTTCGGCTTCGGCCCCTGCCGCGATCAGACGGGCGGTCATGACGATGACTTCTTGGCGCTCGCCGGTGTCGGCGTCGAGTAGCGCGGCGCGGACCGCGGCCGCGAAACCGACGTTTATCAGAACGAACGCTATCGCGTCCTGGCCGTTTTCATTCCCGGAGCCGAGTACCCGGATCAGCAGGACTTTCAGTAGCGCGCGCAGGCGTGGTTCGAATTCCGGGAGAGCACTGTTGTAGTAGGCCAGCCCTCCCGCCAGCGCCCGCACCAGTGGGGCGTTGGCCACCAATTCGTCGGTGATGGACTCGAGGATGGTGATGGCCAGTTCGAGAACGGTACTGCCGGCGGAATCGGACACGCTGTGGATGAGGTGCTGTTCGATATTTTCCAGCAGCCTTTCCAGCAGTTCGTCGACCATGACCGCACGGTCGGCGAAGTGCCGGTAGACGGTATTGACGCTCACCCCGGCCTCGGCGGCGATCCGGTTGGTCGAGGTATTGGCGATCCCGTGTTCCCCGAATAGGTGTGCGGCAGTGTCGAGAATGTGCTCTCTGGTGGCCTTCGCACGGTCCTGTATCGGACGACGAGTCGTTTTCTTCGCCGGGGTCACGTACCCGCTCCTGTCTGCCGACGCAGGAGGCCCGGCGTTGTGCGATCTGACGGTGCGTCGATTGCCAAGCGTTCGACCTGCGTCATGCCGAGCCTTGCGGGCGTTCGGATTCGATCCACGCGGCGACCGCACGCGCGGTGACGCTGAGAGCCTGCTGACGTTGCGAGTTGTCGATTTCGAGCACCGACGCGCGGAGCGCCGCCGCGATCCCGGTGTTGATCAACACGATGCTCATGATGTCGTATTTGTGGTCGTCGCCCGGTCCGAGCAGCTGGATGACCAGCACCTTGGCGAAAAGGCGTAGACGGAGTTCGAGTTCGGGGATACCGGTGTCATAGAACGAGACGCCGCCCGAGAGCGCACGTATCAGCTGGGCGTTGGCCATCAGCTCGTCGGTGATGACCTCCAAGATGGACGCCATCAGCTCTGCGGTGGTTTGCCCGGTGAGGCCGAAGACATGCTGAGTGAAGCGTTCTTCGGCATTTTCTACGAGCCGCTCGATCAGCTTGTCCACCATGACCGTGCGGTCGGTGAAGTACCGGTAGACGGTGCCGACGCTCACTCCGGCCTCGGTGGCGATCCGGCTGGTCGAAGTCTCGGCGATCCCGTGTTCTCCGAACAGGCGTGCGGCACTGTCGAGGATGTGCTCGCGGGTTGCCTTCGCCCGTTCCTGTGCCGGACGACGGGGCCCACTGTTCGGCGGCATGAGATACTCCTGCCTGCTGTCGCCGGGAAGGTCACCGTCGTCAACCCTACGGTCTTGTACCAGCGGCCCGGAACTGCCGCAACGAAGCGACGACTGGGGCGGGTGCTCCGACTCCGCGACGGACAAGTCCAACCGGAGGGGCACCTGCATAGGGCCAATAATTGCGTGAGGCGGGTGTGGGCCCACAAGCCTCGGTCTGCCCCACCACCCGAGCAGGCTGGATTCCGGCAACAGCTTCCCGATTGCCCATCCGTGTCCGGACGCGACTTCACCCACGCGAATCGGCACTCGTTTCCAGATCAGGGCAGGAACGCAAGAGGCCCACTTCCGGGTGCCCTCAGGTGAGGGTAGTGACCTCCAGAGTGCCGTCGTGGAAGGCGGCTCGCAGCTGCTTCTTATCGAACACCCACGACGATCAAATCGCGGCTGTACGGGGCGGGGATGGCGCGGATGAGACCGGTCATGCGATGTCCGGGTGGACTCCGGGGCACAGTAGGGGGTTCGGCCGTCAGGAGCGCAGCACTCGCAACGGGTCGATCCGCATCAATTCGCCGGCGCGGATCATGCGGTCGATCATGCCGTCGGATGGTATTCCGGCCTGGAAGCACGCGCGGGCTCCGGCCAGGTCACCGTGGGCGGCGGCGACCTGCAGCAACTCTCTCGAATGATTGGCGAACAGCCGGGCTGCTGTGCCGCCGTGTTCGGCGGCGTATTCCGCTCGTGCCAGCCACGCGTCGAACGTGGGGTACGGGTAGTGCAGGATCATCGGGGCGGTCACCACGCCGCGGCGTCCGGCGTATCCGGTGAACCCGTACCTGTCCACGGGGGTCACTGCTGGGCCGAGCCGGACGACGCTGCGGTTGGCCGGCGTGTCGAGGAAAGGCGACCGACCGCTGACCCGGAATACGGTGCAATCCCGGATCGGGTCGGCCACCGGAGTCGGCGATGGCACCGCTTCGTGTCCGAGGAAGGTCACCTGCCCCGCGCCGGGAATCTGCCAGCGCCGTCGGCCGTCGTCGTAGAAGACTTCGTCCGGGCCGAGTGGAAGCAACCAGGTCATGCCCGCCGCGCTAGCGGTCGAGACCGCGGCGGCGATGTTGGCGACCTCCTGATCGGTCGGGCCGCCGGGGGAGGATTCGTGGTCGCATACGACCACGGGATGCCCCTCGGCCAACCTGCTCAGCGCGGCTCGCGCAGCGGTGTCGTCGGTGTAAGCGATGGTCAGATCCATTTGGGCGGAATGGAACTGGATCCAGGCGTCCAGGTCGGGACGCCATCGGTCGATGGTGACGCACAGCGCGGTCGGTTCGCCGTTGCCGCTGCCCCGGCCCGACGTGTCGACGCCGCGGAGGACCCGTGTCGTCAGATCGGTGATGTCGTGGTTGGCCAGATAGTGGCAATACTCGGTGTAGGGATCGACCCCGGTCGCGCGCGCCGCCGTCAGGTTCGGGCCGCCGACCGGGCGCGTGTGCCGGACCGTCACCGCGTCGATGATGGCGAGCGCGGACGGATGCGGGGCCAGGCGCGGCCAGTGGAAGTCCAGACCCCACCCGGTCTGGGTGGTGTCGAAGGTCGGTAGGCAGCGCCGGAGGAACTCGCGGCTGAAACACGGCGCCATGATCTCGACGAAGTTCGTGTATCGCAGGTCGAACCGGCGATCGACCAGCGTTATCTCGTGGGTGAAGTAGCTG
Above is a genomic segment from Nocardia sputorum containing:
- a CDS encoding PucR family transcriptional regulator gives rise to the protein MSTAVLPGDDIARVCLELSVSMLDGQDIPAKTGRLADAATEWAREGVPIDTILHAIHEGLKLGMDLVFSNGAVKDYANLVDGMKLVVETLDIMSATVARAYVRESKAAVSDHHTAVHTLTSALLGGYTTAAMVRADGVGIAEEYSVLAVEVPKHPDEQHPMLDGKVVARRKLRRLQAELATRCGEHALALLSVDGGTILIPTATLSDERLDELLAQLSAAARVPVTAVVVTASAALVPGAADRAHELLDTVRRLQYAPGLYRFADMALEYQLSRPGPGREALGSLLDSLDDHPELFQTLRSYISNNLNRQRTARSLQIHTNTVDYRLRRISQVTGLDPTTTSGVWQLRSALIARTFTKRSHPDSHIDAV
- a CDS encoding TetR/AcrR family transcriptional regulator — translated: MTPAKKTTRRPIQDRAKATREHILDTAAHLFGEHGIANTSTNRIAAEAGVSVNTVYRHFADRAVMVDELLERLLENIEQHLIHSVSDSAGSTVLELAITILESITDELVANAPLVRALAGGLAYYNSALPEFEPRLRALLKVLLIRVLGSGNENGQDAIAFVLINVGFAAAVRAALLDADTGERQEVIVMTARLIAAGAEAEIAASSSSVSPPP
- a CDS encoding TetR/AcrR family transcriptional regulator encodes the protein MPPNSGPRRPAQERAKATREHILDSAARLFGEHGIAETSTSRIATEAGVSVGTVYRYFTDRTVMVDKLIERLVENAEERFTQHVFGLTGQTTAELMASILEVITDELMANAQLIRALSGGVSFYDTGIPELELRLRLFAKVLVIQLLGPGDDHKYDIMSIVLINTGIAAALRASVLEIDNSQRQQALSVTARAVAAWIESERPQGSA
- a CDS encoding DUF707 domain-containing protein, yielding MTRTLLRPRTEYAASAATPRRNLVVLRAGDASLHEQWLSGWLPRTWDLVISYFGDDPDRYRAEDVTRIDHKGPKWPALHRALTVDLADVLDRYDYVWLPDDDLACDTDAINALFEYTACYRLSLAQPALTEDSYFTHEITLVDRRFDLRYTNFVEIMAPCFSREFLRRCLPTFDTTQTGWGLDFHWPRLAPHPSALAIIDAVTVRHTRPVGGPNLTAARATGVDPYTEYCHYLANHDITDLTTRVLRGVDTSGRGSGNGEPTALCVTIDRWRPDLDAWIQFHSAQMDLTIAYTDDTAARAALSRLAEGHPVVVCDHESSPGGPTDQEVANIAAAVSTASAAGMTWLLPLGPDEVFYDDGRRRWQIPGAGQVTFLGHEAVPSPTPVADPIRDCTVFRVSGRSPFLDTPANRSVVRLGPAVTPVDRYGFTGYAGRRGVVTAPMILHYPYPTFDAWLARAEYAAEHGGTAARLFANHSRELLQVAAAHGDLAGARACFQAGIPSDGMIDRMIRAGELMRIDPLRVLRS